CAACCTTGTCTTAAAAGTTTTCATCGACGCGTACCCCAGACCAGATGAAGAAGTATGGACTTTCATGAATGAAACATTATTAAACACGTCGGACCATTTTGTGCAGTCACATGAGGACGGCTTCAACAGGTAAAACGATGTTGCTTGGAATTGTCAGTGACATATTTGTATACAAAGCAGACTCCGTAGCGCTATTACAGTAGGGGGTgaacaataatattataattgacAAAATTTGACTATAAGATTAACGTAAAATGCTTTTGCCTGATAGCGCAGGATGCAACTTAAACTCCCAAGTTTACATGATGATTATCCCCCAAACCAGAACAGAAATGAATACATTTGTGAACGTGGATTTCTTATTTCTTCAGGTACGTCAGTGAGCTACATTTAATTCGCCTGAAAGGAACTGAGAAAGGCGATTACACGTTTTACGTCTCCAATTCTGATGCCAACACTTCTGTCACCTTCAGTATTTTCGTAAAAAGTAAGTTGTCCTCTATCGGCTGTTTAGCACCATTCGATGCATTTTACCACATGTTGTTCAGCTGGCGGTAAACACCAATTTGCTTCTCTTCTTTACAGCGAGGCCGGAAATCGTGTCAGCGGTGAGAATCAGTGATGGGCTCCTGCAGTGTGTGGCGGCAGGATTCCCCATTCCCTCCATTGACTGGTATTTTTGTCCTGGAAGCGAGCAAAGGTAACTTCATTGAATGTGCAACACCTTTGAAGTGCGGGTCTACTAATTAGTAGTTTTGTATGTTGGAATGTTCAAAAGGAATAATATCCATCCTTAAGACATGTAAATGCCCTCATGAGGGTCTAATATTTCACAATAGATTGGAAACTAGGAGTTAAAGCCCAACACCCCATATGGTTCTCGGGTGAACAAAACCATACAGCATCTCCTTCACTATGACAGCAACTCACTTTCACTTGATATTTCATGGACTAGGGAGAGACCCAGAGAAAATGttgaatactttattaaaattgatctgttgaaagaaaaagccttttgaataaataatagaaaaaataagcattatttACCATATCTGTTTTTCCAGGTGCCAAGACTCTGCAGTGATTTCACCAGTGGATATTAAGATCAGCCAGGAAAACTCATCACTTGGACGCATGGTGGTAGAAAGTACCATTGACGTGGGTTCTATTAAGAAGAACGGCACAGTGCAGTGCATCGCCTACAATGAGGTTCATAGCAGCTCATCGGTTTTTAGCCTGGCTATTCAAGGTAATTCACCGGCATAAGCGAAGCTGGGTTCGGGGCTCTCTGTTACATAGTGGATTAAACGACGGTATTGGTTTCCTTCTGTTTCTTTGATGGATTACCTCAAAGCCATAAACAAACAGAGAATTTAACAAGGATTGAAATACCTAGAGTTCTTGATAATGTACATGTACAACACATATAGCACGTGTCACTTAAATTCTAGGGGATTTAGTTAGTCTTTTTGGTAAAggctctttttacattttttaatatttatcgCATTGTAATTCTATTTGAGCTCATTATTcccatatctttttttattcccaGAAAATATTAGCACCCACACCCTGTTCACTCCTCTGCTGATTGGCTTTATTGTGGCCGCGGTACTGATGTGTATTGCTGTTGTAGTCCTTATGTACAAATACATGCAGGTATGACGGTGTTtccttttcattattattatttttttttttagtaactaCTTGTCTTATACCCGAGCCtttaacaatgttttattttttcttcacagaAACCAAAGTATGAGATACAGTGGAAAGTGGTAGAAGAAATCAATGGcaataattatgtttatattgaCCCAACACAGCTTCCTTACGATAACAAGTGGGAGTTTCCCAGAGATAGACTCTGCTTCGGTtagtttattatgtatttacGCGTTGTATGTTTGTAGTTTGTTTCATGTCACCGAACTCGTAAGAAAGCGGTACACGATTCCCCTAAGCACTATTGTGGCAGAAACTAAAAAAACTGGGCTTCCACGCAGTACTACTTACAAAGCACTGTATGAGGTCTAATAGATCCAAAACACAATTAATTATAAGAATAAGACaggtaaaattaaatttaaacaaataatgaaaaaatcccCATGAGAGGGTTCACAATGAGTCCACGCACAGCCCAATCCTAGTGACCACTATCTTTGATTTTGGTAAAGTAGTCcctactttttattaaatgtattttttccctaGTGCTACTATCTTCACACGTAggagttttaatatattttgtatgtgtttattacATATTCCCCTTTAACCTTTTTTCAGAGTTGGatctgactgctgtaagaaatTACAAACGAGCACTGCTTCTTTTCTATTTAATGGAACTACGGAATGAAGTAAACAGTGTGTTCCATTAAAGAGAAATTCATGTTCTCACATATCTCGTGtacctttttattttcaggTAAAATCTTAGGTGCTGGAGCGTTTGGAAAAGTGGTCGAAGCTACGGCTTACGGTCTTTCAAAACCAGACACCACCATGACAGTGGCCGTTAAAATGCTGAAACGTAAGTCTGCAGGCATCCATTATATTCGGCCTCCCAATTCTCACATTGAAGCTTTAAACTTGATGCTAACATAAACCTGTCTTTCTTTGCAGCCAGTGCTCACGCAACCGAGAGAGAAGCCCTTATGTCTGAACTGAAAGTTTTAAGTTATCTTGGACACCACAAAAATATTGTGAATCTCCTGGGAGCCTGCACTGTGGGAGGTAAATTATTACGTTGGTATGGTTATTATTATGTAAGGTTTCTTTTTATCTGAAGAAATGAACAGTATTTTTTGATAACAAAATAcatagtaaaacaaaaacagtaccCCAGACTGTATCGGTAATATTGGTTaaatagggtttttttgtttgtttttttgttctatgcCTATAACCCGGCTCAATTAGCCACCTGGCTGcccaaaggggttaaagataatTACAATTTAAACTGAAATCCTCACTGTGACTAAGCCTTTAAGGAGTCCATGACAACTGAAGCTTTATTGTGGACTCGTCCTGCCCTATCCTGCGCCATAGCGAATGCATCAATCATTGCGCTTAGGACACGCTATCTATTCAGCAGTGAGTTGGAGCAGCATGCTTCGTTGCAATCTGCTGCGTGTGTCTGCCACGCTAAGTGATAAACACGCATGTGCCTCTGTGTGTACTCTCATCTCTTAATAGAAAGGGGTTCAGTGTCTAGTGTGATTCTGGAATACACAGCCTCTCGATACGGTCAGCGTCGAGGTGTCAGCCATGAAAGCAGAGCACACCCTGTGACGTGGTGGTTTGTGGGTTGCGTTGGCAGCTTCCTGAGCTGGTGCAATGATAAAGAGATCCTACAGCTGATACGGGTTTTTGATGTTTGAGGTTGCATGGGCAGATCGGGGAGGGCTCAGCATTAGGGCTAAATTGGGTGTTCCATTCGCCTTTGACAAACATCTACCAGGGACGGAAAACTTAATTTATTGTAACTCTCTACTTGCAAGTCTATAATGATTGCCAGATATTTCAGATTAAGTGAGATGACCACTCATTTGTAATGGTGGCCGATCATTATATGTCGGCTTGCACCCATGTGTGGGTGATGGAAATAGTAACAGCTGGGTCGGCTGCGGCTGGCTTAGAGGAATGAAGCCGATGGCAGCTTAGTAAATATCACTAAGGAGACATTTTTATGAAAGTCCTCTTTGGATCTTCTAAGTATTTTGTGGTCATGGTATTTTTGGCACTTCATTGGAATGTTAAAAATAGCGATTGAGTGATCTCTACCTGCCCTCTTCTTGGTGCACATGTGCTTCAGACACACGTATCATTTACAATACTAACAGACAAGACCTCTAATTACAGGACACATAACAGAGATCGTACGAGGGAGGATTACTCCTTTGTAATCCATGTCATGTTCTCAGAGGTTGTTACTGCTGCTCACAAGATAAGAGGGACTTGACATAAGGCAGATATTACACATTTGAGTCTTTTAAAAGTGAAGGAACATAACGTTTTAATCTGAGTGAATAACAAGTATTTAAGCAGAATCATTTCGCAGACTTGTTATTTAAAGCTTACTAATGTAATTTCAATGATGTATTTTAGTAAGGTATAGACACTACCACGCTGTTACAGTTAATAGTATCTGCTTCAATAGACAATTCATGTTCACCATCTGTGTGAATGCATCACCTTTTCATATACAAGGGGGCTGTAATTGTTCCAGTTGTTCCAACTTGTTCCATAGTTGGATGCCAATATTTAAATCATGCTGGTCCTTGCGTTGTTGAGAGACGATTTCATTGCATGATGATTTATTAAGTGGCATTCTAATTCTAGTATGAACCTTTGAAAACACTTTGATGTATCTGGAGGCTGGCTGAAGCGTCCGATGATATACGACTTACTGATGTGTCTAATATAGACGTTATATTAGTCAGGTCCTTGACCGGTTCGGATAGCTCCCTATGGAATAAAGATTGGGAATGTGCTACTTCCCAGAACTAGCGAGATCAaattaaagattaaaataaataaaaaaaagattccaaAAGCATTTACAAAGCTATATGTAAAACTTTCCTGCTTGGACAACAGTAAAGATgtttgaaaagaagaaaaaattttATGTCTGTTTATCAGACTACTATTTGTaacgaaatactttttttttttttacaggaccaACCCTTGTCATCACTGAATATTGCTGTTATGGAGATCTTTTGAATTTTTTGAGAAGAAAGCGGGATTCGTTTATTTGTCCAAAATTTGAAGAACATTCAGACACCGCACTTTATAAGAACCTTCTTAATTCAAGAGATCACATTTGGTAAGAATTAAATGCATAACAgtatctgtctctctctctctctctctatatatatatatatgttcatccatgtatctatatttatatattgatacaCATAATAATCTTTAAACCATGTGTGCGTTAATGTGTTTTCTCCTTATAAAACCTATATTTTGAGTGTGTTTGTACAGTGCATGGAAGATTGTGTAGCTAATGTAAGTTACAGAGGTTTACAAGATCCCTTGAGACAGACGTGTTGTTCATCCCCGTACTGATAGTATCAAATTGTTCTAACTTATGTTCCTAACATCTGTaaaaagtatatacagtatgccgGCCCTGGTCTTACAATATTTTGTAAACAAGCCAGCATATGGCATTTGGGAAGAAATTGCATAAGCCAAAAGGTGCAGGTGGGGTTTCAGTGTAACTTGGTAAAATGCCTGCAATATTATGATTCATTGCGACGGGTTAGGTTCTTTAATGTCCCGGCTAGCTTTGTTGTTGACATGTGTAGTGCTGGGTCACCGATCTCCTGCAATTAGACTTGCATCCTGTACGGCAAGAATACGAACGTCAGGCCTTGCAATGCGCGTCTCCCtgccaaataaaacaaatcgTATCCTTTTCTTTGTTCGTGGTTTCGTtatttgtgaaaatgtaaacACTGACGATGTTTTGAATCCAATCTTTCCTCTTGTTCTTCAGTGAAGGATTGAGTGAATACATGGACATGAAGCCAGGAGTATCTTACGTTGTCCCgcctaaaaaagacaaaaggagATCAGGTAGATTTCATAGAATTCAACTAGGTCTTAAGAAATAGTCACTTTTTACAAGGACGCTACGGGAAAGGCACATTATTTATCCCAAAgctaacataaaataattacatttttgcgaaattctgtttttgttcacactctgcatttttgtttactttccgCATGTTTGACAGAGTTAGAGCCATGGCTCAGATGAATAATGGAGTCGTTATAGTGGCCAAAAGAACTACTTGTTTGAAAGTTTTGTACAATAAAGTTTATAACTTGATATAATCTCCATAATAGGTTCGTATGTTGATCAGGATGTCAGCATTGCTATGCCTGAAGAGGATGATTTAGCATTGGATACAGAGGATCTCATCAGCTTTTCGTATCAAGTTGCTCAGGGCATGAACTTCCTTGCTTCTAAAAATGTAAGCGGTTTTATGAAGTTTGGGTTATTAGTGTGAGCAGCGGACACCCGGGTGGCTCatagcgcccccccccccggacctgCCATAGTAGATAGCACTGCGTCCTGAGCTAATATTCTTAAGGcctaaaaatatttctttctgtCATATTTTCTACAGTGCATTCACAGAGACCTAGCAGCGAGAAACATCCTCCTCACTCACGGCAGAATTACCAAAATCTGTGACTTTGGCCTCGCAAGAGACATTAAGAACGACTCGAATTATGTGGTCAAGGGAAATGTAAGTCCAAGCAGGTGTAATCTGGTTAGCGCTACTAAGCACTTTGCAATTCACTTAGACAAAAATCGAGTAGACGGCAAATTGCATCAGGATACCCTCTCCTGCAGCGTATATAATGACCGGGCGCTATAATgaggtattttatttaaaaaattacactttACCAGAGCtaatagatacatttttgcTGTAGATAATGCAGATATTGTGTGCAAAGTGCATTTTAgggaagaataaaatgtattgattttctTAAATAGGTTAGTTCAAAAGGTAGAAAAATGCGATTCTTGTATTTCCTTCTATAAGAGTCTATAAGGAAGACATTTATTGTAGAAATTTTCTCCATGAACCACTTTATAGTACATTCTTGTGGATGTATGAAACCAAATCCAACTCAGTTCTCTGAAAGAATACAGAtaagaaaatggatatagctgtattaGATTGCTTTAGGGACCTTGGTGGTCTATTCTAcagatggaataaaaaaaaatgatgggacCACTGAGGTACtcaaagcttatgtaactttacatttctTTCAATGTTGGCCTAATACACGATATCAACTTCAACTGAACGAATATACAAATCAGTACTTTTCTTGGCCTGTATAATAGGAATATTTTTACTGCAAGCATTGGAATGGAAGAAGACAATTTACACGTGTCTGACACATTTCTCTCTgttgtattaaatattatataaaaagaaaggaaatattaatcatatgaataaatatgtatacatctattaattattgtgtatatatatataaaaatatggatagaataaataaattaaattgataccaccatttatcatttttttttttctttagatcaAAAATAGCACCTTACAGATATTAAATATCACCAAATTAGTAACATTGGATAAATGCAATTACCGGTATTTGTGCTAAACGTTGTGAATGCGATTTTTCttgtgtaaattaatatttctatGTAATTTGTTTCTTAGGCCCGGCTCCCTGTGAAGTGGATGGCTCCTGAAAGCATCTTCCATTGTGTGTACACATTCGAAAGTGACGTCTGGTCGTACGGAATACTCCTCTGGGAAATATTTTCTCTAGGTACTTATCGAGTTGTTAATTGATCTCTGGACACTgatgattatttttaattgcctaTTTCCCTATCGCATATTCATTTGTAATTAATGTATTGGCAGGGAGCAGCCCATATCCCAGAATTCCGGTGGATTCCAAGTTCTATAAAATGATAAAGGATGGATATCGAATGCTAAGTCCAGAATGTGCACCAGCTGAATTGTAAGAACCAGAATTGCTTTTTTTACCATTGTCTTGTGggtcattttttgtttgttcttacAATGTGCAGGATGTTAccgtgaaaaaaaatgaacggTCTGCGGCTTAGTGCTCTAGAAACTTCCTATTAAGGAAATTAAGCAATATCTGAGCAGGACATATTCActttatatattcacatatatacTTTAGTCGCAGTATCGTTTAGAATATGTAGCGTATACATCAGAGTGATTGTATTAAAAGTTGTACACTCTTTTATCAAAATGGTATCTCTAAATTTGAGGAGAGGAGATAGAGTTCCCAGATTGTCACCGTATAGAGCTGATCATATCGATAGTCAAAGACGAGTATTGTTTGTCTTAGTGAGTTTGGGATGCTTTGGAAATGCATTAGGTTGAACAGTTATATTCAGTAGTATAGTAAATGTGTAGTAAGATCTTTAAGGGGATATCTAAAAAGGCAGCAATAATGCAATTTACATTAAACAAGAGatgttcaatttttttttgttagtaagagaaatgattatttttccaGGTACGAAATAATGAAAAGTTGCTGGAATGCAGACCCACTGAAGCGACCAACATTTAAACAAATTGTACAGATGGTGGAACAGCAGCTGTCAGATGGCAAAGGACGTGTAAGTTCTCTTCATTATCACCTATAGCCCAATATTGCTGTGAAGAGATCTAGGGATCTATGGACCAAATGCTGCTTAATCACGTTAATGGTTTCAAGTGAACCCAATGCCTTTTACTTCCTAGAATCCTAGCGTAGCTGACATTTTAAGATTTCTCGTATCTGTAGACTGATTTACTGTTTAGCCAAGCTATATGCCTTATATTAGTGAGATCATCATACTTATTTACATACTTTATATGTTATTTAGTAAGGCCTTTTTTCCTGAAGTCCTTCCACTGGAAGCCTATCCAATTCATGTTTTAGTCCTTCTGTAAACTAGGAACCCCAAGGTCTGGACCTTCCAAGATCAAATAATGTCTTGTAAAAAAATTGTTAACTTAACTGTCTACATGTCCCTCTCTCATTTAAACACTCTGATTTTATCAGTCCATGTATTTGTGTGGGACATCACAAATAGGTTCTTGCTTTGACAAGTTGGTCTGCTAATGACTCTAATACCAGGGTATTACACCTTAAGGCATAAGAGCTGTTACTTTGGTACTGATATACTAGCTATACTAAATAGTTTTTCATTAGGAGTGTGACAACTTAATTATAACCTTAGAAACTCTAGCGTTTAATGTGTAGACCAAGGTATAACTGACTTAGCATTGGAATAGTACCCTACCATTCATTCTCCCTTTGGCCAACTAGAGCAGCCAAAGTGATAATATTGCATGTATAGAAATAGTGGTGTAATACTAATAACATTCTCTTAATtcgttttaattaaataattgtaaTGCAGAGTTATATTGTTAGTTAAATCTTAtctgtctctcttttttttttctggaacagTCACTCTCAAATACTTCTCCTGTAATTACGAATCAAGTACCCTTGGATCACTCAGTGCGTATAAATTCAATTGGGAGCAGCACATCTTCAACACAACCATTACTGGTACCTGGAGACCACTGAGCCAGCATAGTTAGGAACTCTAAAGCAGCATGGATTCTGTTGGCTCTGGATGTATGTTTCTTCAGTTGCATCTACCTATGAACAGTCATGGGAATCAGTtctaatgttaaaataattccAGTATGTTAAATAGGACCACAGCATCGATGGAAATACAGAAGATTACCTGTCAAGGGGGTGAAAGGTGTTTCAGAGTGATGATTATCCAACCCCTCTGGCAACAGAAAACCTCACTTCTGCCACCACATTATGACTGGCATGTGCAGTGGTACCTGTCTGTtacaatgcatttatttttctttctgctaCAGAATTTTGGacgatgttaaaaaaaaaaatactgcttgGCAGCGTGTTCTGTTCGCTCTGTCACGGACTAAGCATTTTATTGCATGATAAACGTTTGGCCATCAAAATGTTCTACAATTTCCTGTAActgaaacaatgttttaaacccgttagaaaa
The DNA window shown above is from Spea bombifrons isolate aSpeBom1 chromosome 1, aSpeBom1.2.pri, whole genome shotgun sequence and carries:
- the KIT gene encoding mast/stem cell growth factor receptor Kit, which encodes MGWDLFCMLFLLTYQAHTGDASPSIVDFQDVRTIAAGQPFHFICKDSSMVSWTYHRLGRKPKSLVTQSFNGSNTDRVYYNRKAESRHTGRYTCTNTVTQESVSFYLFVKDPTNPFSETPNYFDAPEGSDTGGICPLADPDAVDFGIKTCDNSPLPKDFTYTADAEIGITIKNVQMHFKGCYVCTATQNGFVRTSPRFILHVKPAHKTLPTVYLTKSRQLVKIGEAFEVTCVVKDVFSTVEASWLDQRNMNVMQNSRYLSPNNYVRNLTLKSNAVQFNESGTFTCQAKNSIGQVNVTFTLEVIDTGYISLTIADNTTIDVNAGDNLVLKVFIDAYPRPDEEVWTFMNETLLNTSDHFVQSHEDGFNRYVSELHLIRLKGTEKGDYTFYVSNSDANTSVTFSIFVKTRPEIVSAVRISDGLLQCVAAGFPIPSIDWYFCPGSEQRCQDSAVISPVDIKISQENSSLGRMVVESTIDVGSIKKNGTVQCIAYNEVHSSSSVFSLAIQENISTHTLFTPLLIGFIVAAVLMCIAVVVLMYKYMQKPKYEIQWKVVEEINGNNYVYIDPTQLPYDNKWEFPRDRLCFGKILGAGAFGKVVEATAYGLSKPDTTMTVAVKMLKPSAHATEREALMSELKVLSYLGHHKNIVNLLGACTVGGPTLVITEYCCYGDLLNFLRRKRDSFICPKFEEHSDTALYKNLLNSRDHICEGLSEYMDMKPGVSYVVPPKKDKRRSGSYVDQDVSIAMPEEDDLALDTEDLISFSYQVAQGMNFLASKNCIHRDLAARNILLTHGRITKICDFGLARDIKNDSNYVVKGNARLPVKWMAPESIFHCVYTFESDVWSYGILLWEIFSLGSSPYPRIPVDSKFYKMIKDGYRMLSPECAPAELYEIMKSCWNADPLKRPTFKQIVQMVEQQLSDGKGRSLSNTSPVITNQVPLDHSVRINSIGSSTSSTQPLLVPGDH